The proteins below are encoded in one region of Streptomyces roseirectus:
- a CDS encoding sugar phosphate isomerase/epimerase family protein, giving the protein MPRPFTLFTGQWADLPLEEVCWLARDFGFDGLELACWGDHFEVDKALADPSYLASRHQLLDKYGLKCWAISNHLAGQAVCDAIIDERHQAILPADVWGDGDPEGVRRRAADRMRDTARAAAAFGVDTVIGFTGSAIWHLVAMFPPAPAAMIERGYDDFAERWNPILDVFDAEGVRFAHEVHPSEIAYDYWTTRRALEAVDHRPAFGLNFDPSHFVWQDLDPVGFLWDFRDRIYHVDCKEARKRLDGRNGRLGSHLPWGDPRRGWDFVSAGHGDVPWEDVFRMLRSIDYKGPISVEWEDAGMDRLQGAPEALNRLKALDFEPPSTSFDAAFSN; this is encoded by the coding sequence ATGCCGCGCCCGTTCACCCTGTTCACCGGCCAGTGGGCCGATCTGCCCCTCGAAGAGGTCTGCTGGCTCGCCCGCGACTTCGGCTTCGACGGCCTCGAACTCGCCTGCTGGGGCGACCACTTCGAGGTCGACAAGGCCCTCGCGGACCCGTCCTACCTCGCCTCCCGCCACCAGCTCCTCGACAAGTACGGCCTGAAGTGCTGGGCGATCTCCAACCACCTCGCGGGCCAGGCCGTCTGCGACGCCATCATCGACGAACGCCACCAGGCGATCCTGCCCGCCGACGTGTGGGGCGACGGCGACCCCGAGGGCGTCCGCCGCCGCGCCGCCGACCGGATGCGCGACACCGCGCGCGCCGCCGCCGCGTTCGGCGTCGACACCGTCATCGGCTTCACCGGCTCCGCGATCTGGCACCTCGTCGCGATGTTCCCGCCCGCCCCGGCGGCGATGATCGAGCGCGGGTACGACGACTTCGCGGAGCGCTGGAACCCGATCCTGGACGTCTTCGACGCGGAGGGCGTCCGGTTCGCGCACGAGGTCCACCCGAGCGAGATCGCCTACGACTACTGGACAACGCGCCGCGCCCTGGAGGCCGTCGACCACCGGCCCGCGTTCGGGCTGAACTTCGACCCCTCGCATTTCGTGTGGCAGGACCTCGACCCGGTCGGGTTCCTCTGGGACTTCCGCGACCGGATCTACCACGTCGACTGCAAGGAGGCCCGCAAGCGGCTCGACGGCCGCAACGGGCGGCTCGGCTCCCACCTGCCGTGGGGCGACCCCCGGCGCGGCTGGGACTTCGTGTCGGCCGGACACGGGGACGTCCCCTGGGAGGACGTCTTCCGGATGCTGCGGTCCATCGACTACAAGGGCCCGATCTCCGTCGAATGGGAGGACGCCGGCATGGACCGGCTCCAGGGCGCGCCCGAGGCGCTGAACCGCCTCAAGGCGCTCGACTTCGAGCCGCCGTCGACCTCGTTCGACGCGGCGTTCTCCAACTGA
- a CDS encoding Gfo/Idh/MocA family protein, with protein sequence MEQPQEPRETAGEQGKRPLRVGMVGYAFMGAAHSQGWRTAGRVFDLPLTPVLAAICGRDPDAVRAAADRHGWASAETDWRALIARDDIDLVDICTPGDSHAEIALAALAAGKHVLCEKPLANTVGEAEEMARAAEQAAARGQLAMVGFNYRRVPATSFARRLVADGRLGTLRHVRVTYLQDWLVDPQFPLTWRLRKELAGSGSLGDLGAHIVDLAQYLAGERIAGVSALMETFVRERPLPGGATSGLSAGGASGAGATGAVTVDDAALFTGRFASGALASFEATRFATGRKNALRIELNGERGSLWFDLERLNELWFHDGTLPDSEAGFRRILVTEPDHPYLDAWWPPGHGLGYEHTFVHQARDLVHAIAELRPPEPSFADGLQVQRVLAAVEESAEKNAVYTPVTD encoded by the coding sequence ATGGAACAGCCGCAGGAGCCGAGGGAGACGGCCGGGGAACAGGGGAAACGCCCGCTGCGCGTCGGCATGGTCGGCTACGCCTTCATGGGCGCCGCCCACTCCCAGGGCTGGCGCACCGCAGGCCGGGTCTTCGACCTCCCCCTCACCCCGGTCCTCGCCGCGATCTGCGGCCGCGACCCGGACGCGGTCCGGGCGGCGGCGGACCGGCACGGCTGGGCGTCGGCCGAGACCGACTGGCGGGCGCTGATCGCGCGGGACGACATCGACCTGGTCGACATCTGCACCCCCGGTGACAGCCACGCCGAGATCGCGCTCGCGGCCCTCGCGGCCGGGAAGCACGTGCTGTGCGAGAAGCCGCTCGCGAACACGGTCGGTGAGGCCGAGGAGATGGCACGGGCCGCCGAACAGGCCGCCGCGCGCGGTCAGTTGGCGATGGTCGGGTTCAACTACCGGCGGGTGCCCGCGACGTCCTTCGCGCGGCGGCTGGTCGCGGACGGGCGGCTCGGGACGCTGCGGCACGTCCGGGTGACGTACCTTCAGGACTGGCTGGTGGACCCGCAGTTCCCGCTGACCTGGCGGCTCAGGAAGGAACTCGCGGGGTCCGGGTCGCTGGGGGACCTCGGGGCGCACATCGTCGACCTCGCGCAGTATCTGGCGGGGGAGCGGATCGCCGGGGTGTCGGCGCTCATGGAGACGTTCGTGCGGGAGCGGCCGTTGCCGGGCGGGGCGACGAGCGGGCTCTCGGCGGGCGGGGCGTCCGGCGCCGGCGCGACCGGGGCCGTCACCGTCGACGACGCCGCCCTGTTCACCGGCCGGTTCGCCTCCGGCGCGCTCGCCTCCTTCGAGGCGACCCGCTTTGCCACCGGACGCAAGAACGCGCTGCGCATCGAACTCAACGGCGAGCGGGGCTCGTTGTGGTTCGACCTGGAGCGACTGAACGAACTCTGGTTCCACGACGGCACGTTGCCGGACTCCGAGGCCGGCTTCCGCCGTATCCTCGTCACCGAACCCGACCACCCCTACCTCGACGCCTGGTGGCCGCCGGGCCACGGCCTCGGCTACGAGCACACCTTCGTCCACCAGGCCCGTGACCTCGTCCACGCGATCGCCGAACTGCGGCCCCCCGAGCCGTCGTTCGCCGACGGACTCCAGGTCCAGCGCGTGCTCGCGGCCGTCGAGGAGAGCGCCGAGAAGAACGCCGTCTACACGCCCGTCACGGACTGA
- a CDS encoding substrate-binding domain-containing protein: MSHIPSRRGLLFGTAAVSATAVLAACTSNETSDGDEDAGTSGQPAADDQPGKQVTIGFAGPQADHGWLNAINDQAKKRAQKYSDVSLEITEGSNDTAQQIGQIETLINKKVDVLVILPADGKALTQVGLKAMRAGIPVVNLDRIFNTPQAYRCWIGGDNYGMGFNAGQYIGEKLKGKANAKVVELAGIDNLELTRQRTQGFDDALKNYPNLRKVARQAADFTVESGQAKMAQLLQAQPQFDALWNHDDDQGVGALRAVSQAGRDDFLMVGGAGSLSAMQAIKQDKGVLKATVLYPPTMAASAIDLARALGQDKGVGGLAEFEIPASITLYSAVVDKANVDQYMPTGFR; encoded by the coding sequence ATGTCACACATCCCCAGCCGCAGAGGGCTGCTCTTCGGGACCGCCGCGGTCTCCGCGACCGCCGTCCTCGCCGCTTGCACCAGCAACGAGACCAGCGACGGCGACGAGGACGCCGGCACCAGCGGGCAGCCCGCCGCCGACGACCAGCCCGGCAAGCAGGTCACCATCGGCTTCGCCGGCCCCCAGGCCGACCACGGCTGGCTCAACGCCATCAACGACCAGGCCAAGAAGCGCGCCCAGAAGTACTCCGACGTCAGCCTGGAGATCACCGAGGGCTCCAACGACACCGCCCAGCAGATCGGGCAGATCGAGACCCTGATCAACAAGAAGGTCGACGTCCTCGTCATCCTGCCCGCCGACGGCAAGGCCCTCACCCAGGTCGGCCTCAAGGCGATGCGCGCCGGGATCCCCGTCGTCAATCTCGACCGGATCTTCAACACCCCCCAGGCGTACCGGTGCTGGATCGGCGGCGACAACTACGGCATGGGCTTCAACGCCGGGCAGTACATCGGCGAGAAGCTGAAGGGCAAGGCGAACGCGAAGGTCGTCGAACTCGCCGGCATCGACAACCTCGAACTCACCCGGCAGCGCACGCAGGGCTTCGACGACGCCCTGAAGAACTACCCGAACCTCCGCAAGGTGGCCCGCCAGGCGGCCGACTTCACCGTCGAGTCCGGACAGGCCAAGATGGCCCAACTCCTCCAGGCGCAGCCCCAGTTCGACGCCCTGTGGAACCACGACGACGACCAGGGCGTGGGCGCCCTGCGCGCCGTCTCGCAGGCCGGGCGCGACGACTTCCTGATGGTCGGCGGCGCCGGCTCGCTCTCCGCGATGCAGGCCATCAAGCAGGACAAGGGCGTCCTCAAGGCGACCGTCCTGTACCCGCCGACGATGGCCGCCTCCGCGATCGACCTCGCCCGCGCCCTCGGCCAGGACAAGGGCGTCGGCGGGCTCGCCGAGTTCGAGATCCCCGCGTCGATCACCCTGTACTCGGCCGTCGTCGACAAGGCCAACGTCGACCAGTACATGCCCACCGGCTTCCGGTGA
- a CDS encoding ABC transporter permease produces MTQPVSPPRDSADKMPEAAQVPSWRGLLARADVRILSLLGVLAVLVVIGGITKPDEFLDTRNLQLVLTQASVIGVVTVGMTFVIMSGGIDLSVGAIVALASVWATTVATQEYGFAGILFTAVLVGLGCGLVNGVLIAYGGMVPFIATLAMLASARGLALQITDGQTQIVTIDSVLKLGERGSYVLGIPPLVLVFALVTVIGWLLLNRTTFGRRAVAVGGNPEAARLAGIDVRRQRLYLYLLSGLCCGIAAFLLIVLSGSGQNTNGNLYELDAIAAAIIGGTLLSGGRGTIVGSVLGVLIFTTITNIFALNNLQSDVQQIAKGAIIVAAVLVQRRTANAT; encoded by the coding sequence ATGACGCAGCCCGTCTCCCCGCCGCGGGACAGCGCCGACAAGATGCCGGAAGCCGCCCAAGTCCCCTCGTGGCGCGGCCTGTTGGCCCGCGCGGACGTCCGTATCCTCTCCCTCCTCGGCGTGCTCGCCGTCCTCGTCGTCATCGGAGGCATCACCAAACCCGACGAGTTCCTGGACACCCGCAACCTCCAACTCGTCCTCACCCAGGCGTCGGTGATCGGTGTCGTCACCGTCGGGATGACGTTCGTCATCATGTCCGGCGGCATCGACCTGTCCGTCGGCGCGATCGTCGCCCTCGCCTCGGTGTGGGCGACCACCGTCGCCACCCAGGAGTACGGGTTCGCCGGGATCCTCTTCACCGCCGTCCTCGTCGGACTCGGCTGCGGGCTCGTCAACGGGGTGCTCATCGCGTACGGCGGGATGGTGCCGTTCATCGCGACGCTGGCCATGCTCGCCTCGGCGCGCGGGCTCGCCCTGCAGATCACCGACGGGCAGACCCAGATCGTCACCATCGACAGCGTCCTCAAGCTCGGCGAACGCGGCTCCTACGTCCTCGGGATCCCGCCGCTCGTCCTGGTGTTCGCACTCGTGACGGTCATCGGCTGGCTGCTGCTGAACCGGACCACGTTCGGGCGGCGGGCCGTCGCGGTCGGCGGGAACCCGGAGGCGGCGCGCCTCGCCGGCATCGACGTCCGCCGCCAGCGGCTCTACCTCTACCTGCTGTCCGGGCTGTGCTGCGGCATCGCCGCGTTCCTGCTGATCGTCCTGTCCGGCTCCGGCCAGAACACCAACGGCAACCTGTACGAACTCGACGCCATCGCCGCCGCGATCATCGGAGGCACCCTGCTCAGCGGGGGTCGGGGCACCATCGTCGGGTCCGTGCTCGGCGTCCTGATCTTCACCACGATCACCAACATCTTCGCCCTGAACAACCTCCAGAGCGACGTCCAGCAGATCGCCAAGGGCGCGATCATCGTCGCCGCCGTCCTGGTCCAGCGCCGTACCGCGAACGCGACCTGA
- a CDS encoding sugar ABC transporter ATP-binding protein has protein sequence MAPQAPLLSMSGITKSFPGVRALDGVDLDVQAGEVHCLLGQNGAGKSTLIKVLAGAHQPDGGTIRWRGEEVVLRSPIAAMRLGIATIYQELDLVEHLSVAENIHLGHEPTAAGFVVRRKTAKDSTAALLKRLGHPEVEPGRLVAELSAAQRQIVSMARALSHDVRLIVMDEPSAALDPDEVDNLFRIVADLTADGVAVVYISHRLEEIRRIGDRVTVLKDGRAVAGGLPAESTPTREVVALMTGRNVEYVFPERPAEQSTGTPVLQVRGLARDGEFEPVDFEVRAGEIVGLAGLVGSGRSEILETVYGARKPTAGQVLVEDKELRPGSVPAAVRAGLGLAPEERKAQALLLLQSVTRNVSVSTLSRFARAGWIDRGAEQGAAHAATRELSLRPDNPSVAVRTLSGGNQQKAVLARWLLRGCKVLLLDEPTRGVDVGARAELYAVVRRLADEGLAVLLVSSEVPEVLGLADRVLVLREGRVVHTAPARELDEHRVLDLVMEGSPAS, from the coding sequence ATGGCTCCACAAGCACCGCTGCTCAGCATGTCCGGCATCACCAAGTCGTTCCCCGGCGTCCGTGCCCTGGACGGCGTCGACCTCGACGTCCAGGCCGGTGAAGTGCACTGTCTGCTCGGCCAGAACGGCGCGGGAAAGTCCACGCTCATCAAGGTCCTGGCCGGCGCCCACCAGCCCGACGGCGGCACCATCCGCTGGCGCGGCGAGGAGGTCGTCCTGCGCTCGCCGATCGCCGCGATGCGCCTGGGCATCGCCACCATCTACCAGGAACTCGACCTCGTCGAGCACCTGTCGGTGGCCGAGAACATCCACCTGGGCCACGAGCCCACGGCCGCCGGGTTCGTCGTCCGCAGGAAGACCGCGAAGGACTCGACGGCGGCCCTCCTCAAGCGACTTGGCCATCCCGAGGTCGAACCGGGGCGGCTGGTCGCGGAGTTGTCGGCGGCGCAGCGGCAGATCGTGTCGATGGCGCGGGCGCTCTCGCACGACGTGCGGCTCATCGTGATGGACGAGCCGTCCGCCGCGCTCGACCCCGACGAGGTCGACAACCTCTTCCGGATCGTCGCCGACCTCACCGCCGACGGGGTCGCCGTCGTCTACATCTCGCACCGACTGGAGGAGATCCGCCGCATCGGGGACCGGGTGACCGTCCTCAAGGACGGCCGGGCCGTCGCCGGCGGGCTGCCCGCCGAGTCGACGCCGACGCGTGAGGTCGTCGCGCTGATGACCGGGCGCAACGTCGAGTACGTCTTCCCGGAGAGGCCCGCCGAGCAGTCCACGGGCACGCCCGTGCTCCAGGTGCGCGGGCTCGCCAGAGACGGCGAGTTCGAGCCCGTCGACTTCGAGGTGCGGGCCGGGGAGATCGTCGGACTCGCGGGGCTCGTCGGCTCCGGACGCTCGGAGATCCTGGAGACCGTGTACGGGGCGCGGAAACCGACGGCCGGTCAAGTCCTCGTCGAGGACAAGGAGTTGAGGCCGGGCAGCGTACCCGCGGCCGTGCGCGCCGGGCTCGGGCTCGCCCCCGAGGAACGCAAGGCGCAGGCCCTGCTGCTGCTCCAGTCCGTCACCCGCAACGTCTCCGTCTCCACCCTCTCCCGGTTCGCCCGCGCCGGCTGGATCGACCGGGGCGCCGAACAGGGCGCCGCCCACGCCGCGACCCGCGAACTCTCCCTGAGGCCCGACAACCCGTCCGTCGCCGTACGCACCCTCTCCGGCGGCAACCAGCAGAAAGCGGTGCTCGCCCGCTGGCTGCTGCGCGGCTGCAAGGTGCTCCTCCTCGACGAGCCGACGCGCGGCGTCGACGTCGGAGCGCGCGCCGAACTCTACGCCGTGGTACGGCGGTTGGCCGACGAAGGGCTCGCCGTGCTGCTCGTCTCCAGCGAGGTGCCCGAAGTCCTCGGCCTCGCCGACCGCGTCCTGGTCCTGCGCGAGGGCCGTGTCGTCCACACGGCGCCCGCCCGCGAACTCGACGAACACCGTGTCCTCGACCTCGTCATGGAAGGAAGCCCCGCGTCATGA
- a CDS encoding ROK family transcriptional regulator, which translates to MTARPANAHQARLLHLLRDGGQSSRAQLGDQVDLSRSKLAVEVDRLLETGLVVADGLAASRGGRRSHNVRLNPELRFLGVDIGATSVDVAVTNAELEILGHLNQPLDVREGPVAVFEQVLAMTAKLRATGLADGMDGAGIGVPGPVRFPEGVPVAPPIMPGWDGFPVREALSQELGCPVMVDNDVNLMAMGEQHAGVARSVADFLCVKIGTGIGCGIVVGGQVYRGTTGSAGDIGHIRAVPDGRPCACGNRGCLEAHFSGAALARDATEAARQGLSAELADRLAVNGTLSGADVAAAAVAGDATALDLIREGGSQVGQVIAGLVSFFNPGLVVIGGGVTGLGHTLLAAIRTQVYRQSLPLATGNLPIVLGELGPTAGVIGAARLISDHLFSPA; encoded by the coding sequence ATGACGGCACGGCCCGCGAACGCCCACCAGGCCCGGCTGCTGCACCTGTTGAGGGACGGCGGCCAGAGCTCCCGGGCCCAGCTGGGCGACCAGGTCGACCTCTCCCGGTCCAAACTGGCCGTGGAGGTGGACCGGTTGCTGGAGACGGGACTGGTCGTCGCCGACGGTCTCGCCGCCTCCCGGGGCGGACGGCGCTCGCACAACGTGCGCCTCAACCCCGAACTCCGCTTCCTGGGCGTCGACATCGGCGCGACCTCCGTCGACGTCGCCGTCACCAACGCGGAGCTGGAGATCCTGGGCCACCTGAACCAGCCCCTGGACGTCCGTGAGGGACCGGTCGCGGTCTTCGAGCAAGTCCTCGCCATGACGGCCAAGTTGCGGGCCACCGGCCTCGCCGACGGCATGGACGGCGCGGGCATCGGAGTACCGGGCCCGGTCCGCTTCCCCGAGGGCGTCCCGGTCGCGCCGCCGATCATGCCGGGCTGGGACGGCTTCCCCGTACGGGAGGCGCTGAGCCAGGAACTCGGCTGCCCGGTCATGGTCGACAACGACGTGAACCTGATGGCGATGGGGGAGCAGCACGCCGGGGTCGCCCGGTCCGTCGCCGACTTCCTCTGCGTCAAGATCGGCACCGGCATCGGCTGCGGCATCGTCGTCGGCGGGCAGGTCTACCGGGGGACGACCGGGAGCGCGGGCGACATCGGCCACATCCGGGCCGTGCCCGACGGCCGTCCCTGCGCCTGCGGCAACCGGGGCTGCCTGGAGGCCCACTTCAGCGGCGCCGCGCTCGCGCGGGACGCGACGGAGGCGGCCCGGCAGGGCCTGTCCGCCGAACTCGCGGACCGGCTCGCGGTGAACGGCACGCTGTCCGGCGCGGACGTCGCGGCGGCGGCCGTCGCCGGCGACGCGACCGCCCTCGACCTGATCCGTGAGGGGGGCAGCCAGGTCGGGCAGGTCATCGCCGGCCTGGTCTCCTTCTTCAACCCCGGCCTGGTGGTGATCGGCGGCGGGGTGACCGGCCTCGGCCACACCCTGCTCGCCGCGATCCGCACCCAGGTCTACCGCCAGTCGCTGCCCCTGGCGACCGGCAACCTCCCCATCGTCCTGGGGGAGTTGGGGCCCACCGCCGGAGTCATCGGCGCGGCCCGGCTGATCAGCGACCACCTGTTCTCACCCGCGTAA
- a CDS encoding DUF4231 domain-containing protein: MTQETPEQPGYAMALANGSYDWYRQAAAKARKYYRVSECLQIVLSAAIPVTAVLSPGDAKVPAILGGLVVVLTGLRSVFHWQDDYLRFSQAREAVESERRLYRTGGEPYDEPASRDRRLAAAVTRIEQQEMGVWIQLSSAREE, translated from the coding sequence ATGACGCAGGAGACGCCTGAACAGCCCGGGTACGCGATGGCTCTCGCGAACGGGTCCTACGACTGGTACCGGCAGGCAGCCGCCAAAGCACGTAAGTACTACCGCGTCTCGGAATGCCTCCAGATCGTGCTCTCCGCCGCGATCCCCGTCACCGCGGTCCTCTCCCCCGGCGACGCCAAGGTCCCCGCGATCCTCGGCGGCCTCGTCGTCGTCCTCACCGGCCTGCGCTCCGTCTTCCACTGGCAGGACGACTACCTCCGCTTCAGCCAGGCCCGCGAGGCGGTCGAGTCGGAGCGCCGCCTGTACCGCACGGGCGGCGAACCCTACGACGAACCGGCCTCCAGGGACCGGCGGTTGGCGGCGGCGGTGACCCGGATCGAGCAGCAGGAGATGGGCGTCTGGATCCAACTGTCCAGCGCGCGGGAGGAGTAG
- a CDS encoding GntR family transcriptional regulator — translation MLSSGLPHGAVPRLERPGPLRDRVYEALLELIITRALRPGQHLVESELAGHLGVSRQPVREALQRLNTEGWVDLRPAQGAFVHEPTEEEADQLLTVRTLLEAEAARLAAANPTEAGLLELREIQELGLDAVARDDVDAAVALNARFHSAIMELAGNTVLAELAAQVDRRVRWYYTPIARRRGRKSWDEHRELIAAIAGRDEELATRLMREHTEHTRRSYHEREK, via the coding sequence ATGTTGTCGTCAGGACTGCCGCACGGTGCGGTGCCTCGGCTGGAGCGGCCGGGGCCGCTGCGGGACCGGGTGTACGAGGCGCTGCTGGAGCTGATCATCACGCGTGCGCTGCGGCCCGGACAGCATCTCGTCGAGAGTGAACTCGCCGGGCATCTGGGGGTGTCGCGGCAGCCGGTGCGGGAGGCGTTGCAGCGGCTGAACACCGAGGGGTGGGTGGACCTGCGGCCCGCGCAGGGCGCGTTCGTCCACGAGCCGACGGAGGAGGAGGCCGACCAACTCCTCACGGTACGCACGTTGTTGGAGGCCGAGGCGGCTCGGCTGGCCGCCGCGAACCCCACCGAGGCCGGCCTCCTCGAACTCCGGGAGATCCAGGAGCTGGGCCTCGACGCGGTCGCCCGTGACGACGTCGACGCGGCCGTCGCCCTCAACGCCCGCTTCCACTCCGCCATCATGGAACTGGCCGGCAACACGGTCCTCGCGGAGCTGGCGGCGCAGGTCGACCGGCGGGTGCGCTGGTACTACACGCCGATCGCCCGCCGGCGGGGGCGCAAGTCCTGGGACGAGCACCGGGAGTTGATCGCCGCGATCGCCGGGCGGGACGAGGAGCTGGCGACGCGGTTGATGCGGGAGCACACGGAGCACACGCGGCGGTCGTACCACGAGCGGGAGAAGTAG
- a CDS encoding beta-ketoacyl-ACP synthase III has product MNGSRIAAVGHYQPARLLTNAELAGMVDTSDEWITSRVGIRTRHIAGPDEPVDELAGHAAAKALAAAGLGPDDIDLVLVATSTAVDRSPNMAARVAARLGIPGPAALDLNVVCAGFTHALATADHTVRAGGARRALVIGADKMSEVTDWNDRTTCVLVGDGAGAAVVEASEEAGISPVLWGSVPEMGHAVRIEGQPARFAQEGQSVYRWATTQLPPLARQACERAGLVPADLAAVVLHQANLRIIEPLAEKIGAVNAVVARDVVESGNTSAASIPLAFSKLVERGEISTGDPVLLFGFGGNLSYAGQVVRCP; this is encoded by the coding sequence ATGAACGGCTCTCGCATCGCCGCCGTCGGCCACTACCAGCCCGCCAGGCTGCTCACGAACGCGGAGCTGGCGGGCATGGTCGACACCAGCGACGAGTGGATCACCTCCCGGGTGGGCATCCGCACCCGCCACATCGCCGGCCCCGACGAACCCGTCGACGAACTCGCCGGGCACGCCGCCGCCAAGGCCCTCGCCGCCGCCGGTCTCGGCCCGGACGACATCGACCTCGTCCTCGTCGCGACGTCCACGGCCGTCGACCGCTCGCCCAACATGGCCGCCCGGGTCGCGGCCCGCCTCGGCATCCCCGGGCCCGCCGCGCTGGACCTCAACGTCGTGTGCGCCGGGTTCACGCACGCGCTCGCCACCGCCGACCACACCGTGCGGGCGGGCGGGGCGCGGCGGGCGCTGGTCATCGGCGCCGACAAGATGTCCGAGGTCACGGACTGGAACGACCGCACGACCTGCGTCCTCGTCGGGGACGGGGCGGGTGCGGCCGTCGTCGAGGCGTCCGAGGAGGCCGGGATCTCGCCGGTGCTGTGGGGGTCGGTGCCGGAGATGGGGCACGCCGTGCGGATCGAGGGGCAGCCGGCGCGGTTCGCGCAGGAGGGGCAGAGCGTGTACCGCTGGGCGACGACCCAGCTTCCGCCGCTCGCCCGGCAGGCGTGCGAGCGGGCCGGGCTCGTGCCCGCGGACCTCGCGGCCGTCGTCCTCCACCAGGCCAACCTGCGCATCATCGAACCCCTCGCGGAGAAGATCGGGGCCGTCAACGCGGTGGTCGCGCGGGACGTCGTCGAGTCGGGGAACACCTCGGCCGCCAGCATTCCCCTCGCCTTCTCCAAGCTCGTGGAGCGGGGGGAGATCTCGACGGGGGACCCGGTGCTGCTGTTCGGGTTCGGGGGGAACCTGTCGTACGCGGGGCAGGTGGTGCGGTGTCCGTAG
- a CDS encoding MFS transporter small subunit, which translates to MPESSSQSPPDRRPLIAFAWLWVGAPLLYGLYELVQKATKLFTG; encoded by the coding sequence ATGCCGGAGTCCAGCAGCCAGAGTCCGCCTGACCGGCGTCCACTCATCGCCTTCGCCTGGCTGTGGGTGGGGGCGCCGCTCCTCTACGGTCTGTACGAACTCGTCCAGAAGGCGACGAAACTTTTCACGGGGTAG
- a CDS encoding OFA family MFS transporter, protein MSPPVAPPGWSRWLVPPAALSVHLSIGQAYAWSVFKPPLESALDLSGTQSALPFQLAIVMLGLSAAFGGTLVERNGPRWAMTVALVCFSTGFLVSALGAATEQYWLIVFGYGFIGGIGLGIGYISPVSTLIKWFPDRPGMATGIAIMGFGGGALIASPWSARMLESFGSDSEGIALAFLVHGLSYAVFMTLGVLLVRVPRPAEAVAAADAPSVVTGPQVSANSAVRTPQFWCLWVVLCMNVTAGIGILEKAAPMITDFFANTSQTVSATAAAGFVALLSAANMAGRIGWSSASDLIGRKNIYRVYLGAGTLMYALIASFGDSSKPLFVVCALVLLSFYGGGFATIPAYLKDLFGTYQVGAIHGRLLTAWSTAGVLGPLIVNWIADRQEEAGKSGASLYTVSLFIMIGLLAVGFVANELVRPVHPRHHVPATPKETADAGVQQPESA, encoded by the coding sequence ATGAGTCCCCCCGTAGCGCCGCCCGGCTGGAGCCGCTGGCTCGTTCCCCCGGCCGCCCTCTCCGTCCACCTCTCGATCGGCCAGGCGTACGCCTGGAGCGTGTTCAAGCCGCCGCTGGAGTCCGCGCTGGACCTCAGCGGGACGCAGAGCGCGCTGCCGTTCCAGCTCGCCATCGTGATGCTGGGCCTGTCCGCCGCGTTCGGCGGGACCCTCGTCGAGCGCAACGGCCCGCGCTGGGCGATGACGGTCGCGCTGGTCTGCTTCTCCACCGGGTTCCTGGTCTCCGCGCTGGGCGCCGCGACCGAGCAGTACTGGCTGATCGTGTTCGGGTACGGCTTCATCGGCGGCATCGGTCTCGGCATCGGCTACATCTCGCCGGTGTCGACGCTGATCAAGTGGTTCCCCGACCGGCCCGGCATGGCGACCGGCATCGCCATCATGGGCTTCGGGGGCGGCGCGCTGATCGCCTCGCCGTGGTCGGCGCGGATGCTGGAGTCGTTCGGCTCGGACAGCGAGGGCATCGCGCTGGCGTTCCTCGTGCACGGTCTGTCGTACGCGGTGTTCATGACGCTCGGCGTCCTCCTCGTCCGGGTGCCCCGGCCGGCGGAGGCCGTCGCCGCCGCGGACGCGCCGAGCGTCGTCACCGGCCCGCAGGTCTCCGCGAACAGCGCCGTGCGCACGCCCCAGTTCTGGTGCCTGTGGGTCGTCCTGTGCATGAACGTGACCGCGGGCATCGGCATCCTGGAGAAGGCCGCGCCGATGATCACGGACTTCTTCGCGAACACCTCGCAGACGGTGTCGGCGACGGCCGCCGCGGGCTTCGTCGCGCTGCTGTCGGCGGCGAACATGGCGGGCCGGATCGGGTGGTCGTCGGCGTCCGACCTGATCGGCCGCAAGAACATCTACCGCGTCTACCTGGGCGCGGGCACGCTGATGTACGCGCTGATCGCGAGTTTCGGGGACTCCTCGAAGCCGTTGTTCGTGGTCTGCGCGCTGGTGCTCCTCTCGTTCTACGGCGGCGGGTTCGCGACGATCCCGGCGTATCTGAAGGACCTGTTCGGGACGTACCAGGTCGGCGCGATCCACGGGCGGCTGCTCACCGCGTGGTCCACGGCCGGGGTGCTGGGCCCGCTGATCGTCAACTGGATCGCCGACCGGCAGGAGGAGGCCGGCAAGAGCGGCGCCTCGCTCTACACCGTCTCCCTGTTCATCATGATCGGGCTGCTCGCCGTCGGCTTCGTCGCCAACGAGCTGGTGCGTCCCGTCCATCCCCGCCACCATGTTCCCGCCACCCCGAAGGAGACCGCCGATGCCGGAGTCCAGCAGCCAGAGTCCGCCTGA